In Candidatus Hinthialibacter antarcticus, one genomic interval encodes:
- a CDS encoding lamin tail domain-containing protein, with protein MPIRLFIIIALTLLNTSNLFAQVVINEFMASNSGVIFDEDGDDPDWIELWNVGGDAVSLNGWSLSDDPSNVSQWTFPDVSIAPGEFLVVFASEKDRMDSAQALHTNFTLAVEGEYLALADAGGNIVDEYAPMYPNLDVWRGNISFGLDASGERVYFVLPTPGEVNGESVEGFLGPVSVNVERGFYDDPFTVELSAEPGSVIYYTTNGDDPTPENGELYQAPISINTTTILRASAYRDAYQPSDAISHTYIFLDDVLQQERPTGYPSTWGGGQSGDYEMDPDVVDHSDYRDTIRDDLKTIPSLSIVTDQDRLFDRREGIYMFPENKGVEWERAVSVEWIDPSGAPGFQINCGLRIQGGYSRSPGNKKYSFRMLFKRDYGEPTLQFPVFPDSKVEKFNTLTLRGSYNYSWHSSEGGFGSNIGKAEYIRDEFARKTQLALGQPASHGTYVHLYLNGMYWGLYDLVERPDDAFSADHLGGGKDEWDVITGGTRGYNAIQVKAGDQTGFNRLMQMVSRREYESPQGYDEIQDYVNLDSMIDYMLCVYFIGNRDAPTVIGGGGTPWNYYSSYRRTETDGFYYYLWDSEWSLEEPTTNVIEFHRGRDNPALVFQSLRELPEFRMYVADRIQKHFFNDGPLSAEESTARYLALANQIDRAIVGESARWGDKRFSQPRMRDPHWLDEVNRISQTYLPVRSGIVIDQLKTAGLFPSIPAPEFSQRGGLIDSPISLELTSIRQQQYETDDITHYLSLWSYNQDGVDLGTEWREVDYDDSGWDTGRSLLYVESSGLEEAKRTALQLGRRTYYFRKVFTIETDYDLSEAKATLRPFVDDGAVIYINGAEALRFGMPAGNISYNTFANRTVGNATYEGPFEIDASMLRAGKNVIAIEVHQTNANSSDVVFGLEMSTLLPVQVDDAPVPIYYTLDGSDPRLEGGAISSKAVRYQAPIAINSAAQIRARAKSGDEWSAIDDATFLIQSTQDNIAFIRENLKITEVMYNPPRGSEYEYIELYNASGTDSIALSNLIFSNGIDFRFGTNDVLAPQTYGLLTSSLNLSERAQFRVVYGLSDDAVMFGPFDGRLSNNGEQLELRDNTADASIVQFEYDDEGLWPLAADGAGHSLVPKADASLQQENGVLEYPGNWRASGLIGGSPAADGPTIAEGIQLSEFLALSADGDESGDWIEIANAGSDPISLSGYYLSDSGGDLQKWAIPTQQLGSGSIKIFTQTDDFGASDETGFGLSKDGESLYLSYQPTTPGVGRVVDALRFQAQEPGVTFGRVIGGSYWASMAPTQNTANTERAAQLSISELMFHPSDAQDASSNENAEFIELYNASDETIALWNDRGAYRIRGGVDFDIPLGLELAPKSTLVVVGFDPSFNALKQAFFETYQESASGKTIAGPFEGRLANNTDRIRLEKPQIVAEAIDLLAWVLIDEITYFDQSPWPDEADGSGMSLERITRDRAGNDPSAWQAKAPTPGEVIDEVGIEAWSLY; from the coding sequence ATGCCAATTCGTTTATTCATTATTATAGCACTTACTCTGTTGAATACCTCAAATCTGTTTGCGCAAGTTGTTATCAATGAGTTCATGGCCAGCAATTCAGGCGTCATTTTTGATGAAGACGGCGATGACCCCGATTGGATCGAATTGTGGAATGTGGGCGGCGACGCTGTCTCATTAAATGGTTGGTCTTTAAGTGACGACCCTTCTAATGTATCTCAATGGACGTTTCCTGACGTTTCGATTGCGCCGGGTGAATTTTTGGTCGTATTTGCATCTGAAAAAGACCGCATGGACTCTGCCCAGGCGTTGCATACAAATTTTACTCTTGCTGTCGAAGGCGAATATTTGGCGCTTGCCGATGCTGGTGGAAATATCGTTGATGAATACGCGCCGATGTATCCCAATTTAGACGTTTGGCGCGGGAACATTTCGTTTGGATTGGATGCGAGTGGGGAGCGGGTTTACTTCGTTCTACCGACGCCGGGCGAAGTGAATGGCGAAAGCGTTGAAGGCTTTTTGGGTCCCGTTTCGGTGAATGTCGAGCGCGGGTTTTATGATGATCCGTTTACGGTTGAATTGTCAGCCGAACCCGGTTCTGTGATTTATTACACAACCAACGGCGATGACCCAACGCCTGAGAACGGCGAATTATATCAGGCGCCTATTTCTATAAACACAACGACGATACTGCGCGCGTCTGCTTATCGAGATGCGTATCAGCCGAGTGATGCTATTTCTCATACTTATATTTTTCTTGATGACGTTCTTCAACAAGAACGCCCAACCGGCTATCCCTCAACATGGGGCGGAGGCCAGTCTGGCGATTACGAAATGGACCCGGACGTCGTCGATCATTCAGATTATCGCGATACGATTCGGGACGACCTGAAAACAATTCCATCGTTGTCTATTGTGACAGACCAGGACCGCTTATTTGACCGCCGGGAAGGCATCTATATGTTCCCTGAAAATAAAGGCGTCGAATGGGAACGGGCCGTTTCTGTTGAATGGATTGATCCGAGCGGCGCACCTGGGTTTCAAATCAATTGCGGGTTGCGGATTCAGGGAGGATACAGCCGGAGTCCAGGGAATAAGAAATATTCATTTCGCATGTTATTCAAACGCGATTATGGGGAGCCGACGCTGCAATTTCCGGTTTTTCCTGATTCAAAAGTTGAAAAGTTCAATACGCTCACGTTGCGTGGGTCTTATAACTATTCCTGGCATTCAAGTGAAGGCGGCTTCGGCAGCAATATTGGCAAAGCGGAATACATCCGTGACGAGTTTGCGCGAAAAACGCAACTGGCGTTGGGCCAACCCGCATCGCATGGGACGTATGTTCATCTTTATTTAAACGGTATGTATTGGGGATTGTATGATCTGGTTGAGCGCCCGGACGACGCCTTTTCGGCGGATCATCTTGGCGGCGGTAAGGACGAATGGGACGTGATTACCGGCGGTACGCGCGGGTACAATGCCATTCAAGTGAAAGCCGGCGACCAAACGGGATTTAACCGCTTGATGCAAATGGTCAGCCGCAGAGAATATGAATCGCCGCAAGGGTACGATGAAATTCAAGATTATGTCAATCTCGATAGCATGATTGATTACATGCTCTGCGTATATTTTATCGGCAACCGTGATGCGCCTACCGTTATTGGCGGCGGCGGTACGCCCTGGAATTATTATTCCTCTTACCGCCGAACCGAAACCGATGGTTTTTATTATTACTTGTGGGATTCGGAATGGTCGTTAGAAGAACCGACGACGAACGTGATTGAATTCCATCGCGGTCGCGACAATCCGGCGTTGGTCTTTCAATCGCTGCGCGAACTGCCGGAATTTCGCATGTATGTCGCGGACCGTATTCAAAAACACTTTTTCAATGACGGGCCGCTTTCAGCGGAAGAATCAACGGCGCGCTATCTTGCTCTTGCAAATCAAATTGACCGCGCCATCGTAGGCGAATCCGCCCGCTGGGGTGACAAGCGCTTCAGTCAGCCGCGTATGCGCGACCCGCATTGGTTGGACGAAGTTAACCGTATTTCACAAACGTATCTCCCGGTTCGTTCGGGCATCGTAATCGACCAATTAAAGACCGCGGGGTTGTTCCCCTCGATTCCTGCGCCGGAATTTAGTCAGCGCGGCGGATTGATCGATTCTCCCATTTCATTAGAACTCACCTCGATACGCCAGCAGCAATATGAAACGGATGATATAACCCACTACCTCTCGTTGTGGAGTTATAACCAGGATGGCGTTGATCTGGGAACGGAATGGCGTGAAGTTGATTACGACGATTCGGGCTGGGATACGGGCCGCTCACTGTTGTATGTTGAATCGTCGGGTTTAGAAGAAGCAAAACGCACTGCGTTGCAACTGGGGCGGAGGACCTATTATTTTCGCAAAGTATTCACCATTGAAACCGATTACGATTTAAGCGAAGCCAAGGCGACTCTCCGTCCCTTTGTGGATGACGGCGCCGTCATCTATATCAATGGCGCTGAAGCGCTGCGGTTTGGAATGCCTGCGGGAAACATTTCGTATAATACGTTTGCAAACCGCACCGTTGGCAACGCGACGTATGAAGGGCCGTTTGAAATTGATGCGTCTATGTTGCGCGCTGGCAAGAATGTGATTGCCATTGAAGTTCACCAGACCAACGCCAATAGTTCTGATGTTGTGTTTGGTTTGGAAATGTCTACGCTATTGCCCGTTCAAGTTGATGATGCTCCCGTCCCGATTTATTACACGCTTGATGGTTCCGATCCGCGGTTAGAAGGTGGAGCGATTTCATCGAAAGCGGTTCGATATCAGGCTCCTATCGCAATCAATAGCGCTGCTCAGATTCGCGCCCGCGCAAAAAGTGGAGATGAGTGGAGCGCGATTGATGACGCGACGTTCTTGATTCAAAGTACGCAGGACAACATCGCGTTTATTCGTGAAAATCTGAAAATTACCGAAGTCATGTACAATCCGCCGCGCGGTTCGGAATATGAATATATCGAACTGTATAACGCAAGCGGGACCGATTCGATTGCATTAAGTAATTTGATCTTCAGTAACGGAATTGACTTTCGCTTTGGGACGAATGACGTGTTGGCGCCGCAAACGTATGGTTTGTTGACTTCATCGCTGAACCTTTCCGAGCGCGCTCAATTTCGCGTCGTGTATGGGCTGAGCGATGACGCAGTCATGTTTGGCCCGTTTGACGGGCGGCTCTCGAATAACGGCGAACAATTGGAACTGCGCGACAATACCGCTGACGCCTCTATTGTTCAGTTTGAATATGATGATGAAGGGCTTTGGCCTCTGGCGGCTGATGGGGCGGGCCACTCGTTGGTTCCCAAAGCGGATGCTTCGCTCCAACAAGAAAATGGAGTGCTGGAGTATCCCGGCAACTGGCGCGCCAGCGGGCTGATCGGCGGGTCGCCTGCGGCGGATGGTCCAACCATTGCGGAAGGGATTCAACTGAGCGAATTTCTTGCGTTGAGCGCAGACGGAGATGAAAGCGGCGATTGGATCGAAATTGCCAACGCTGGTTCTGATCCGATATCACTCAGCGGTTATTATTTATCTGACAGCGGCGGCGATCTACAAAAATGGGCGATCCCAACTCAACAACTTGGCAGCGGCTCGATTAAAATTTTCACGCAAACCGACGACTTTGGCGCTTCAGATGAAACAGGTTTTGGTTTGAGCAAAGACGGCGAAAGCCTTTACCTTTCATATCAACCGACGACGCCGGGCGTAGGCCGCGTGGTGGATGCGCTGCGTTTTCAAGCGCAAGAACCGGGCGTGACCTTCGGGCGCGTAATCGGCGGTTCGTATTGGGCGTCGATGGCGCCTACGCAGAATACCGCGAACACCGAACGCGCGGCGCAACTTAGCATTAGCGAGTTGATGTTCCACCCCAGCGATGCGCAAGACGCATCGTCAAACGAGAACGCTGAGTTCATTGAACTATACAATGCAAGCGATGAGACGATTGCACTGTGGAATGATCGCGGCGCATATCGCATTCGCGGCGGCGTTGATTTTGATATTCCTTTGGGATTAGAACTCGCTCCCAAGAGTACGCTCGTCGTGGTTGGGTTTGATCCATCGTTCAATGCGTTGAAGCAAGCGTTCTTTGAAACATATCAAGAGAGCGCCTCGGGAAAAACAATCGCAGGTCCGTTTGAAGGACGCCTCGCGAACAACACGGATCGTATCCGTTTGGAAAAGCCGCAAATCGTAGCCGAAGCCATTGATTTGCTGGCGTGGGTTTTGATTGATGAAATCACTTACTTTGATCAATCGCCTTGGCCCGATGAGGCCGACGGTTCGGGTATGTCGCTGGAGCGAATTACTCGAGACCGGGCGGGAAACGATCCAAGCGCGTGGCAGGCAAAAGCGCCGACGCCGGGAGAGGTGATCGACGAAGTGGGCATTGAGGCTTGGTCGTTGTATTAA
- the lpdA gene encoding dihydrolipoyl dehydrogenase: protein MSNTQYDLIVIGAGPGGYVAAIRAAQLGFKTACVDKQYLGGTCLNVGCIPSKALLDSSHHFYEAKNSLHKHGVKIGQLDFDVSAMIGRKEKIVKIMTGGINGLFRKNKVDKLMGLGSVVGATTVEVEDGKEKKQYKTKRILIASGSVPIELPNLPFDGERIVSSTEALCFGEVPKRMVVIGAGAIGLELGSVWNRLGSEVTVIELTPNIMPLMDLEMTVALKKSLEKQGLKFKMETKADTAKVTKNGVKLSLKGPDGDETLDCDKLLVAVGRKPCTDGLNLDAAGVKVSDRGRIEVDEHYETNVKGVFAIGDVIAGPMLAHKAEEEGMTAVERMAGIAAHVNYDAIPNVVYTHPEVASVGITEEQAKDKGVEYKVGKFPFMANGRARCMDEEEGMVKIISDAKTDRMLGMHIMSARASDIIAEGAIAMEFHSSAEDIARSVHAHPTLPEAIKEAALAVDGRAIHI from the coding sequence TTGAGTAATACGCAATATGATCTGATCGTGATCGGCGCCGGCCCCGGCGGATACGTCGCCGCCATTCGCGCCGCACAGTTGGGCTTCAAAACCGCTTGCGTCGACAAACAATACCTCGGCGGAACCTGCCTAAACGTCGGCTGCATCCCCAGCAAAGCGCTGTTGGATTCAAGCCATCATTTCTATGAAGCAAAAAATTCTCTGCATAAACACGGCGTTAAGATCGGCCAGTTAGACTTTGACGTGAGCGCCATGATTGGGCGCAAAGAAAAAATCGTCAAAATTATGACTGGCGGCATCAACGGTCTCTTTCGCAAAAACAAAGTCGACAAATTGATGGGATTGGGGTCAGTGGTTGGCGCCACCACCGTTGAAGTCGAAGACGGCAAAGAAAAGAAACAATACAAGACCAAACGCATCCTCATCGCCAGCGGCAGCGTTCCGATCGAATTGCCGAACCTGCCTTTCGACGGCGAACGCATTGTCAGTTCAACCGAGGCGCTATGCTTTGGCGAAGTTCCAAAACGCATGGTGGTCATCGGCGCAGGGGCGATTGGGTTAGAACTTGGCTCGGTCTGGAACCGGCTCGGTTCGGAAGTCACCGTCATTGAATTGACGCCCAATATCATGCCGCTGATGGACCTTGAGATGACCGTCGCGCTGAAAAAATCGCTGGAAAAACAAGGCCTGAAATTCAAGATGGAAACCAAGGCCGATACCGCCAAGGTCACCAAGAACGGCGTCAAACTGTCGCTCAAAGGCCCCGACGGCGACGAAACGCTGGACTGCGACAAACTGTTAGTCGCGGTTGGACGCAAGCCCTGCACCGACGGGTTGAATCTTGACGCAGCAGGCGTAAAGGTCAGCGACCGGGGACGCATTGAAGTTGACGAGCATTATGAAACCAACGTCAAAGGCGTGTTCGCCATCGGCGATGTGATTGCAGGGCCAATGCTCGCCCACAAAGCCGAAGAAGAAGGCATGACCGCCGTTGAGCGCATGGCGGGGATCGCGGCGCACGTCAATTATGACGCGATTCCAAACGTCGTGTATACCCACCCCGAAGTCGCTAGCGTCGGCATTACCGAAGAGCAAGCCAAAGACAAAGGCGTCGAATATAAAGTCGGCAAGTTTCCCTTTATGGCGAACGGGCGCGCCCGCTGTATGGACGAAGAAGAAGGCATGGTCAAAATCATCAGCGACGCCAAAACCGACCGCATGTTAGGCATGCACATCATGTCGGCGCGCGCGTCGGATATCATCGCCGAAGGCGCCATCGCGATGGAGTTTCATTCCAGCGCCGAAGACATCGCCCGTTCGGTTCACGCGCACCCGACCTTACCCGAAGCCATCAAAGAAGCCGCGTTAGCGGTTGATGGCCGCGCCATTCATATTTAG
- the odhB gene encoding 2-oxoglutarate dehydrogenase complex dihydrolipoyllysine-residue succinyltransferase, with amino-acid sequence MATPVKIPQVGESVTEVTLIQWLKHDGDKVDKDEPLCLMETDKADFELPSPSAGVLKTLHKEGETIEVGAIVAEVDESSAPAQTAAPASESSSDSGAKADLSPAVKRLIEEHNLNPADIHGSGRGGRIIKEDVLSFLETKQKKSPKKEEPAKGKPASEMKKAPEPHLDESAPAPEAEIPKISTQTQIKHSMEFPEDGVKRVPMTKIRRRIAQRLVSAQQTTASLSTFNEIDMSAVLALREKYRERFDEVHGVSLGLMSFFVRACGIALREFPRINSSIEGDDIVYHQHIQLGMAVSTERGLVVPVLRDAESLSFAQIEFEIKRMAKAARAGKLNIQELSGGTFTITNGGVYGSMLSTPILNPPQAAILGMHAIERRPVAVGDEVVVHPMMYVALTYDHRLVDGKESVSFLVKIKQLIEDPARMMLEI; translated from the coding sequence ATGGCCACTCCAGTTAAAATACCCCAAGTAGGGGAATCCGTCACAGAAGTTACGTTAATCCAATGGCTCAAACACGATGGCGACAAGGTGGATAAAGACGAGCCGCTCTGTTTGATGGAAACCGACAAGGCGGACTTTGAGCTGCCTTCGCCCTCGGCAGGCGTATTGAAAACTCTGCACAAAGAAGGCGAGACGATTGAGGTCGGCGCTATTGTTGCAGAGGTCGATGAATCGAGCGCACCGGCGCAAACAGCAGCGCCCGCGAGCGAGTCGAGCAGCGACTCAGGCGCAAAAGCCGATCTCAGCCCCGCCGTCAAACGCCTGATCGAAGAACATAATCTAAATCCCGCCGACATTCACGGCAGTGGGCGCGGCGGACGCATCATTAAAGAAGACGTGCTTTCATTTCTCGAAACTAAACAAAAGAAATCTCCCAAAAAAGAAGAACCGGCAAAAGGCAAGCCTGCCAGCGAAATGAAAAAAGCGCCCGAACCTCATCTGGATGAATCCGCTCCGGCGCCGGAAGCGGAAATCCCAAAAATTTCGACGCAGACCCAAATCAAGCATTCGATGGAGTTCCCTGAGGACGGCGTCAAGCGCGTTCCAATGACGAAGATTCGCCGCCGCATTGCGCAACGATTGGTTTCCGCCCAACAAACAACGGCGTCGCTTTCCACGTTCAATGAAATCGACATGTCAGCGGTATTGGCGTTGCGCGAAAAATACCGCGAGCGCTTTGACGAAGTCCACGGCGTCTCGCTCGGCCTGATGTCATTCTTCGTCCGCGCCTGTGGGATTGCGTTGCGCGAGTTCCCGCGCATAAACTCCAGCATCGAAGGCGACGACATCGTTTACCACCAGCACATTCAGCTCGGCATGGCGGTCAGCACCGAGCGTGGACTGGTCGTCCCCGTTTTACGCGATGCGGAAAGTTTGTCATTCGCCCAGATCGAATTTGAAATCAAGCGCATGGCCAAAGCCGCCCGCGCCGGCAAACTCAACATTCAAGAGCTCAGCGGCGGCACCTTCACCATTACCAACGGCGGCGTGTACGGCTCCATGCTGTCAACGCCGATTTTGAACCCGCCCCAAGCCGCCATCCTGGGAATGCACGCTATTGAGCGCCGCCCCGTTGCCGTGGGCGACGAAGTGGTAGTCCACCCCATGATGTACGTTGCGCTGACCTATGACCACCGTCTCGTCGACGGCAAGGAATCGGTTTCGTTTCTGGTGAAAATTAAGCAACTGATCGAAGACCCGGCTCGCATGATGTTGGAAATTTAA
- a CDS encoding 2-oxoglutarate dehydrogenase E1 component, giving the protein MDSLDFVNRANSDYIEALYQEYQKDPRSLDEHWRAFFAGIELASDVSGVLPNNGSGVRIENLPTDVQQQVTSETKPGQASTKGVYALVHMYRELGHLIANLDPLGHNRTTHPLLKLSEFGLTNADLDHHVSHGGFLGKTDGTLRDLIDKLQKTYCGTFAVQYTEIPDLVQRVWLEQRMEPIYNQPKFDSSICHDILKSVIEAEEFENFLQTRFLGKKRFSLEGGESLLPLLNTLIEVSADKDADEIVMGMAHRGRLNVLTHVLGKPYEMLLSEFEESKFVKPTEGDGDVKYHMGYFCERMTANKKQVRLSLSANPSHLELVNPVIEGIVRAKQQYRGDVERKKVVPILIHGDAAFTGQGVVTETLSLSELPGYKTGGTIHIIVNNQLGYTATPLQTRFTPYPTDVAKTIQAPVFHVNADDPQAVVHASRLAIAFRQQFKVDVLIHLMCYRRYGHNETDDPTYTQPMMYKDIRNHPTTAKLYADRLVHEGKITPGEVEKIRLDVRKRLDTALEDAREARPLDHTASSDERWDGIGKANGKHWSMDTGVEQDALMSITAKATRVPPGFTIHPKLQRLQGLRQKMVEGEDPMDWGCAEMLAFGTLLAEGVEVRIAGQDSERGTFSHRHSVWYDYENGEPYVPLKNLDKNQANFTVVNSMLSELAVLGFEYGISTADPHQLVIWEAQFGDFVNGAQAIIDEFIVSSESKWQKMSGIVLLLPHGYEGQGPDHSSARLERFLQMCADQNIQVCYPTSPAQIFHLLRLQMKRDFRKPLVIMSPKSLLRHRLAVSSVTELTKGGFQAVIPDGNHLDPEAVTRLIVCSGKIYYELQSECEDSDNKTAAVVRIEQLYPFPLKEMKKILLEHKQLKEIFWVQEEPKNMGAWTFIQPRLRRMLPKGAKLRYVGRDAAASPAHGYLSIHLGEQKEIIQTAFKD; this is encoded by the coding sequence ATGGATTCTTTGGATTTTGTCAATCGCGCCAATTCAGATTACATCGAAGCGCTCTACCAGGAATATCAAAAAGACCCTCGTTCGCTGGATGAACACTGGCGCGCCTTTTTCGCCGGCATCGAACTGGCGAGCGACGTATCGGGCGTTCTTCCCAACAACGGCAGCGGCGTACGCATCGAGAACCTGCCGACAGATGTTCAACAACAAGTTACGTCTGAAACGAAACCCGGGCAGGCGTCAACCAAAGGCGTGTACGCTCTCGTCCACATGTATCGCGAATTAGGCCATTTGATTGCGAACCTTGATCCACTCGGTCACAACCGCACCACCCACCCTTTGTTGAAATTGTCTGAATTTGGACTGACCAATGCTGATCTCGACCATCATGTCAGCCACGGCGGTTTTCTCGGCAAGACGGATGGTACGCTGCGCGACCTCATCGACAAACTCCAGAAAACCTACTGCGGTACGTTCGCGGTGCAATACACCGAAATTCCCGACTTGGTGCAGCGCGTCTGGCTCGAACAACGCATGGAGCCGATCTACAACCAGCCCAAGTTTGACTCTAGCATCTGCCACGACATTTTAAAAAGCGTGATCGAAGCTGAAGAGTTTGAAAACTTTCTTCAAACCCGCTTCTTAGGCAAAAAACGGTTCTCGCTCGAAGGCGGCGAATCCTTGCTGCCCTTGCTGAACACCCTCATCGAAGTCAGCGCTGACAAAGACGCCGATGAAATCGTCATGGGCATGGCCCACCGCGGGCGCCTGAACGTACTCACTCATGTCCTGGGCAAACCCTACGAAATGCTGCTGAGCGAATTTGAAGAAAGCAAATTCGTGAAACCCACCGAAGGCGACGGCGACGTCAAATATCACATGGGTTATTTCTGTGAAAGAATGACTGCCAACAAAAAGCAGGTTCGCTTGAGCCTCAGCGCCAACCCCAGCCACCTGGAATTGGTCAACCCCGTCATTGAGGGCATTGTCCGCGCCAAACAGCAATACCGGGGCGACGTTGAGCGCAAGAAAGTCGTCCCCATTTTAATTCACGGCGACGCCGCGTTCACCGGACAAGGCGTCGTCACCGAAACATTGAGCCTCTCCGAACTGCCGGGCTACAAAACCGGCGGGACGATCCACATCATCGTTAACAACCAGTTGGGCTATACCGCAACGCCGTTGCAAACGCGCTTTACGCCCTACCCCACCGACGTTGCGAAAACCATCCAGGCGCCGGTGTTCCACGTAAATGCAGACGACCCTCAAGCGGTCGTTCACGCTTCGCGTTTGGCGATTGCGTTTCGTCAGCAATTTAAGGTTGACGTGTTGATTCACTTAATGTGCTATCGTCGCTACGGTCACAATGAGACCGACGACCCCACTTACACTCAACCCATGATGTACAAAGATATACGCAACCATCCCACCACGGCGAAACTCTATGCGGACCGCTTGGTCCATGAGGGCAAAATCACGCCGGGCGAAGTCGAGAAAATTCGCCTGGATGTTCGAAAGCGGCTGGATACTGCGCTTGAAGACGCCCGTGAAGCGCGACCGCTCGACCATACCGCCTCAAGCGACGAGCGGTGGGACGGCATTGGAAAAGCCAATGGCAAACACTGGAGCATGGATACCGGCGTTGAACAAGACGCGCTGATGTCCATCACCGCCAAAGCGACGCGGGTTCCGCCCGGATTTACCATTCACCCCAAATTGCAGCGTCTGCAAGGGCTCCGTCAAAAAATGGTGGAAGGCGAAGACCCAATGGACTGGGGATGCGCCGAAATGTTGGCCTTTGGAACACTGTTGGCTGAAGGCGTCGAAGTCCGCATCGCCGGACAAGACAGCGAACGCGGAACATTTAGCCACCGCCATTCGGTCTGGTATGATTACGAAAACGGCGAACCGTATGTGCCGCTGAAAAATCTCGATAAGAACCAAGCCAATTTCACCGTCGTCAATTCCATGCTCTCCGAACTGGCAGTGTTGGGATTCGAATACGGCATCAGCACCGCAGACCCCCATCAACTGGTCATTTGGGAAGCCCAGTTCGGCGATTTTGTGAACGGCGCCCAAGCGATCATCGACGAGTTTATCGTGAGTTCCGAATCAAAATGGCAAAAAATGAGCGGCATCGTTCTGCTGCTGCCGCACGGGTATGAAGGCCAAGGCCCCGACCACTCCAGCGCGCGCTTAGAGCGATTCCTGCAAATGTGCGCCGATCAGAATATTCAGGTTTGCTACCCGACCTCGCCCGCGCAAATCTTCCACCTGCTGCGGTTGCAAATGAAACGCGACTTCCGCAAACCGCTCGTAATTATGAGCCCCAAAAGTTTGCTGCGTCATCGGCTGGCGGTCTCATCCGTCACGGAATTGACCAAGGGCGGGTTTCAAGCCGTGATTCCCGACGGGAACCATCTCGACCCGGAAGCGGTCACCCGCTTGATCGTCTGCAGCGGCAAGATTTATTATGAGTTGCAAAGCGAGTGTGAAGACAGCGACAATAAAACCGCAGCAGTTGTACGAATCGAACAGTTATATCCGTTCCCGCTTAAAGAAATGAAAAAAATATTGCTTGAACACAAACAACTCAAAGAAATTTTCTGGGTGCAAGAAGAACCCAAAAACATGGGCGCCTGGACTTTCATTCAACCGCGTTTACGCCGCATGTTGCCCAAGGGGGCCAAACTGCGATACGTAGGCCGGGACGCCGCCGCCAGCCCGGCCCACGGCTATCTGTCCATTCACTTGGGCGAACAAAAAGAGATTATCCAGACTGCGTTCAAAGATTAA